One stretch of Mangifera indica cultivar Alphonso chromosome 9, CATAS_Mindica_2.1, whole genome shotgun sequence DNA includes these proteins:
- the LOC123225011 gene encoding RGS1-HXK1-interacting protein 1, with amino-acid sequence MVSEGESAAPSKAKDAKEWVEDLQRSFIQSKDSALLSARSLQQNSSTHFRSLQDSVPHAIAKYTAYEQAFLNKVKEELKSAREHPGAAIGIGLSAAFLLLRGPRRFLFRQTLGRLQSEEAKFVKAEKHVNELHLSVDLMKKESKKLLERASLAEKDMKHGETELMNAGSQVQHLAKQAYKVEAQAADLMEGLREIPGRKALKLRAEVASMASLLKRQRVVLDKRIMKISELGVPV; translated from the exons ATGGTTTCAGAAGGGGAATCGGCAGCGCCATCTAAAGCTAAAGATGCCAAAGAATGGGTGGAGGATCTGCAACGCTCTTTCATTCAATCTAAAGACTCTGCTCTTCTCTCTGCTCGTTCACTTCAACAAAACTCTTCCACCCATTTTCGTTCCTTGCAG GATTCTGTTCCCCATGCTATAGCAAAGTACACAGCTTACGAACAAGCTTTCCTCAACAAAGTTAAAG AGGAGTTAAAGAGTGCACGGGAACACCCTGGTGCTGCTATTGGGATAGGTCTTTCTGCTGCTTTCCTTCTTTTGCGAG GCCCGAGAAGATTTTTGTTTCGTCAGACGTTGGGTCGACTTCAAAGTGAGGAG GCAAAGTTTGTCAAGGCTGAGAAGCATGTCAATGAGTTACACCTTTCTGTTGATTTAATGAAGAAGGAGAGCAAAAAACTGCTTGAAAGGGCAAGTCTTGCTGAAAAGGATATGAAGCATGGAGAAACAGAGCTCAT GAATGCTGGAAGTCAAGTTCAGCATCTTGCGAAACAAGCTTACAAAGTTGAAGCCCAAGCTGCAG ATTTGATGGAAGGCCTGAGAGAAATCCCTGGTAGGAAGGCATTGAAACTTAGAGCTGAG GTTGCTTCTATGGCTTCACTTCTGAAGAGGCAGAGGGTTGTGCTTGATAAACGGATAATGAAGATCTCTGAGTTAGGAGTTCCTGTTTGA
- the LOC123225505 gene encoding uncharacterized protein LOC123225505 isoform X4: MMVCNWCSCCCSCSCSSFTLLLRNEFRFFLRDYDRLQYIAVILIYIQIGCALIGSLAASYNGVLLINLGIALFALVAIESSSQSLGRTYAVLLFCAILLDIFWFILFSHEVWNMSSKDYGVYFIFSVKLALAMQIVGFTVRLSSSFLWIQMYRLGVSYVDRGGGAREPDFDLRNSFLSPVTPAGVAAVNRQHSVSDDVLGGSIYDPAYYSSLFEDSQQSKNLFAGNNDGTGDQESTSSTDASQTKGSMGRSFQTIDEENALDK; encoded by the exons atgatggtCTGTAATTGGTGTAGTTGTTGCTGCTCCTGTTCCTGCTCCTCCTTCACTCTCCTCCTCCGGAATGAATTCCGCTTCTTCCTCCGTGACTATGATCGCCTCCAATACATCGCCGTCATTCTCATCTACATTCAg atagGTTGTGCGTTGATCGGATCCCTGGCCGCATCATACAATGGAGTTCTGTTAATAAATTTAGGGATAGCGTTGTTCGCGCTTGTGGCAATTGAGAGTAGCAGTCAGAGTCTTGGAAGGACTTACGCCGTGCTTTTATTTTGCGCCATTTTGCTTGATATTTTTTGGTTCATTCTTTTTTCGCATGAAGTTTGGAATATGTCGTCCAAGGATTATggagtttattttatattttcggTCAAATTAGCGCTGGCAATGCAAATTGTTGGGTTTACGGTGAGGTTATCGTCGTCTTTCTTGTGGATTCAGATGTACAGATTGGGAGTTTCGTATGTGGATCGTGGTGGTGGTGCCAGAGAGCCTGATTTTGATTTGAGGAATAGTTTTTTGAGTCCTGTTACTCCAGCTGGTGTTGCTGCTGTGAATAGACAGCATTCTGTGAGTGATGATGTTTTGGGAGGATCAATTTATGACCCTGCTTATTATTCTTCGCTCTTTGAAGATTCTCAACAGAGCAAAAACCTATTTGCG GGCAACAATGATGGTACTGGTGACCAAGAGTCTACGTCTAGTACTGATGCCTCTCAAACTAAGGGATCCATGGGAAGATCTTTTCAGACTATAGAT